From Pseudofrankia saprophytica, a single genomic window includes:
- the fabF gene encoding beta-ketoacyl-ACP synthase II yields MIRSPRRVVVTGLGATTPLGGDVASTWEGLLAGRSGVRRLTEDWIETVPVHIAAPLAVEPPLGRVEARKLDRTQQMALVASREAWADAGTPEVDPLRLMVCVGSGIGGVLTLLSQHDVLREQGARKVTPHVVPMLMPNGPAATVGLAFGAKGGVRAPVSACASGTEAIALAYELIKFGRADVVIAGGTEAAIAPLPIAGFAQMQALSKRQDDPTLASRPFDKARDGFVLGEGAGILVLEAEEYAKARGARIHGYLAGAGISSDAYHVAAPEPNGAGAARAVQEALETGDLTPADVAHVNAHATSTPVGDLAEAKALYLALGSAASSAVVTATKSMTGHLLGAAGAVESVATVLAMRDRIVPATRNLDALDDEIELDVVRIDNRNIKSGAALSNSFGFGGHDVCLAFTPE; encoded by the coding sequence GTGATCCGATCCCCTAGGCGGGTCGTCGTCACCGGCCTCGGGGCGACCACTCCGCTCGGGGGCGATGTGGCGTCCACGTGGGAGGGGCTGCTCGCCGGCCGGTCCGGTGTGCGCCGTCTCACGGAGGACTGGATCGAAACGGTGCCGGTCCACATCGCCGCCCCGCTCGCGGTCGAGCCCCCGCTCGGCCGGGTCGAGGCCCGCAAGCTCGACCGGACCCAGCAGATGGCTCTGGTCGCCTCGCGTGAGGCGTGGGCCGACGCCGGAACACCGGAGGTCGACCCGCTGCGGTTGATGGTCTGTGTCGGCTCCGGCATCGGCGGCGTGCTGACCCTGCTCTCCCAGCACGACGTGCTGCGCGAGCAGGGCGCTCGTAAGGTGACCCCGCACGTCGTCCCGATGCTGATGCCGAACGGCCCGGCCGCCACCGTGGGGCTGGCGTTCGGCGCGAAGGGCGGCGTGCGTGCCCCGGTCAGCGCCTGCGCGTCCGGCACGGAGGCCATCGCGCTCGCGTACGAACTGATCAAGTTCGGCCGCGCGGATGTCGTCATCGCCGGCGGGACGGAGGCGGCGATCGCGCCGCTGCCGATCGCCGGGTTCGCGCAGATGCAGGCGCTGTCGAAGCGCCAGGACGACCCGACGCTGGCCTCGCGGCCGTTCGACAAGGCTCGGGACGGGTTCGTGCTCGGCGAAGGCGCCGGCATACTGGTGCTGGAGGCCGAGGAGTACGCGAAGGCCCGTGGCGCCCGGATCCACGGCTACCTCGCCGGCGCCGGGATCAGCTCCGACGCATACCATGTGGCCGCGCCCGAGCCGAACGGGGCGGGCGCGGCGCGGGCGGTCCAGGAGGCACTGGAGACCGGCGACCTGACCCCGGCCGACGTGGCGCACGTCAACGCGCACGCGACGTCGACCCCCGTCGGTGACCTCGCCGAGGCGAAGGCGCTGTACCTGGCGCTTGGTTCGGCGGCGAGCTCGGCCGTGGTGACGGCGACCAAGTCGATGACCGGGCACCTGCTCGGCGCGGCCGGCGCCGTCGAGTCCGTGGCCACCGTGCTGGCGATGCGCGATCGCATCGTTCCGGCGACCCGCAACCTCGACGCTCTCGACGACGAGATCGAGCTGGACGTGGTGCGGATCGACAACCGAAACATCAAGTCAGGCGCGGCTCTGTCGAACTCGTTCGGGTTCGGCGGACACGACGTATGCCTAGCGTTCACGCCTGAATGA
- a CDS encoding acyl-CoA carboxylase subunit beta produces MSLSTMELVDPRTPVARLNHFFDDDTVTLFAAPDTSGVVAGQGLVDGNEVVAFATDVTVQGGAMGRDGCARIVHAIESAARMSVPVVGIWHSGGARLQEGVASLDGVGRVFAAIVRASGRIPQISLVLGAAAGGAAYGPALTDLVIMGPDAKVFVTGPDVVRSVTGEDCTADSLGGPDTHSKKSGVVHLSCESDDQAVETTRHLVSLLADQRDIGQVEPRELSAFLPESPRRAYDVRPLVGGVLDDGFIELHPKWARNIVTALGRIGGRTVGVVANNPLRRGGCLDSLSAEKASRFVRMCDSFGVPLIVLVDVPGYLPGVGQEWEGVVRRGAKLLYAFAECTVPRVTVVTRKAYGGAYIAMNASCLGATAVYAWPTAEIAVMGHEAAVKIIHRRTIAAVPTQRQPEVIKELAEEHAVAVGGVEKAVELGVIDAVVSPIDTRGAIAAAIADALAAGRPDKNVHGNIPL; encoded by the coding sequence GTGAGTCTGTCCACGATGGAACTCGTCGACCCCCGTACCCCCGTCGCCCGGCTGAACCACTTCTTCGACGACGACACGGTCACTCTGTTCGCCGCGCCCGACACGTCGGGTGTCGTCGCAGGGCAGGGACTCGTCGACGGCAACGAGGTGGTCGCCTTCGCGACCGACGTGACGGTACAAGGTGGGGCGATGGGGCGCGACGGTTGCGCGCGCATCGTGCACGCCATCGAGTCGGCCGCCCGGATGAGCGTGCCGGTGGTCGGCATCTGGCACTCCGGCGGCGCCCGGCTGCAGGAGGGCGTCGCCTCGCTCGACGGAGTCGGCCGGGTCTTCGCCGCGATCGTGCGCGCGTCCGGCCGCATCCCCCAGATCTCCCTGGTGCTCGGCGCGGCTGCCGGCGGCGCCGCCTACGGCCCGGCGCTGACCGACCTGGTGATCATGGGCCCGGACGCCAAGGTCTTCGTCACCGGCCCGGACGTGGTGCGCTCGGTGACCGGCGAGGACTGCACCGCCGACAGCCTCGGCGGCCCGGACACGCACTCCAAGAAGAGCGGCGTCGTCCACCTGAGCTGCGAGTCCGACGACCAGGCGGTGGAGACGACCCGTCACCTCGTGTCGCTGCTCGCCGACCAGCGTGACATCGGGCAGGTCGAGCCCCGCGAGCTCAGCGCGTTCCTGCCGGAGTCGCCGCGCCGCGCCTACGACGTCCGGCCCCTCGTCGGCGGCGTGCTCGACGACGGCTTCATCGAACTGCACCCCAAGTGGGCCCGCAACATCGTCACGGCGCTCGGCCGGATCGGCGGCCGCACGGTCGGCGTGGTCGCGAACAACCCGCTGCGCCGCGGCGGCTGCCTGGACTCGCTGTCGGCGGAGAAGGCCTCCCGATTCGTGCGGATGTGCGACTCGTTCGGGGTGCCGCTGATCGTCCTCGTCGACGTCCCCGGCTACCTGCCCGGCGTCGGCCAGGAGTGGGAGGGCGTGGTGCGCCGCGGCGCCAAGCTGCTCTACGCCTTCGCCGAGTGCACCGTGCCCAGGGTGACCGTGGTGACCCGCAAGGCCTACGGCGGCGCGTACATCGCGATGAACGCCTCCTGCCTGGGCGCCACGGCGGTCTACGCCTGGCCGACGGCCGAGATCGCCGTGATGGGCCACGAAGCGGCCGTGAAGATCATCCACCGCCGCACGATCGCCGCCGTGCCGACGCAGCGCCAGCCAGAGGTCATCAAGGAGTTGGCCGAGGAGCACGCCGTCGCCGTCGGCGGCGTCGAGAAGGCGGTCGAGCTCGGCGTGATCGACGCGGTCGTCTCGCCGATCGACACCCGCGGCGCGATCGCGGCGGCGATCGCCGACGCACTCGCCGCCGGCCGTCCCGACAAGAACGTTCACGGCAACATCCCGCTGTGA
- a CDS encoding DUF222 domain-containing protein, translated as MVTGVPDDHAGASEPEVPDLAGVPAAGPPRPEAGGPVRPEAGGPVPRGSAEGGTGAGAPGPAGDRPPVDPARMSDVDLATAVIEGRATVDATTARWVLLVGEFDRRSLWLADGAVSAAAWLRRECRINAPTSTHLLTVARALRDLPATREAFSTGTISFEHARAIAPSVGAGRVELARRADPIFARAAAWMTPRQVARVVSTWTDIADA; from the coding sequence ATGGTGACCGGAGTCCCCGACGACCACGCAGGGGCATCAGAGCCCGAGGTCCCGGATCTGGCCGGCGTCCCCGCCGCCGGCCCGCCGCGACCCGAGGCCGGCGGGCCGGTGCGACCCGAGGCCGGCGGGCCGGTGCCCCGAGGGTCGGCCGAAGGCGGCACCGGAGCAGGCGCTCCTGGGCCGGCGGGTGACCGGCCGCCCGTCGACCCGGCGAGGATGTCGGACGTCGACCTCGCGACGGCGGTGATCGAGGGCCGGGCGACCGTCGACGCGACGACCGCGCGGTGGGTGCTGCTGGTCGGCGAGTTCGACCGGCGCTCGCTGTGGCTCGCCGACGGCGCGGTCTCGGCGGCGGCCTGGCTGCGCAGGGAGTGCCGGATCAACGCGCCGACGTCGACACACCTGCTGACCGTCGCCCGGGCGCTTCGCGACCTGCCCGCGACGAGGGAGGCCTTCAGCACCGGCACGATCAGTTTCGAACATGCCCGGGCGATCGCGCCGTCGGTCGGCGCCGGGCGAGTCGAGCTCGCCCGCCGCGCGGACCCGATCTTCGCCCGCGCCGCCGCCTGGATGACCCCCCGCCAGGTAGCCCGCGTAGTGAGCACCTGGACCGATATAGCCGACGCCTAA